A section of the Rhizobium sp. SSA_523 genome encodes:
- a CDS encoding polysaccharide biosynthesis/export family protein, which produces MVFARRKPMMALALASALVAALSGCTSYQPAPRSFQQATIQPYRLDSGDRLRVTVFDQPNLTNTYTVDQAGYISFPLVGQVPARGETLASLEGGLAAKLRQGFLRDPDVSIEVDRYRPVFVMGEVGRPGQYSYVPGMTIQNAVAVAGGFTARGNQRDVDVTRKINGRVLTGRTGISSTVLAGDTIYVRERLF; this is translated from the coding sequence ATGGTGTTCGCACGTCGCAAACCTATGATGGCCCTGGCGCTTGCCAGCGCCCTGGTCGCAGCCCTTTCGGGATGCACCTCCTATCAGCCGGCGCCGCGCTCGTTCCAGCAGGCAACGATCCAGCCCTATCGTCTCGATAGCGGCGACCGCCTGCGTGTAACCGTCTTCGACCAGCCGAACCTGACCAATACCTACACGGTCGACCAGGCCGGCTATATCTCCTTCCCGCTGGTCGGCCAGGTGCCGGCGCGCGGCGAAACATTGGCGAGCCTCGAAGGCGGCCTCGCTGCCAAGCTCCGGCAGGGCTTCCTGCGCGATCCGGATGTCAGCATCGAGGTCGACCGCTACCGGCCCGTCTTCGTGATGGGTGAAGTCGGACGCCCAGGCCAATATTCCTACGTGCCCGGCATGACGATCCAGAATGCCGTGGCTGTCGCCGGCGGCTTCACGGCGCGCGGCAATCAGCGGGATGTCGATGTGACGCGCAAGATCAATGGCCGGGTGCTTACGGGGCGCACCGGCATTTCCAGCACGGTGCTCGCCGGCGATACGATCTATGTCCGCGAGCGGCTGTTCTGA
- a CDS encoding COX15/CtaA family protein encodes MVASQTILDEKQVRDRDVERNRLLLRRWLQVVIITLVCLVLVGGATRLTDSGLSITEWKPIHGVIPPLSVAEWEEEFQLYKQIPEYQQINRGMSLDEFKTIFWWEWAHRLLARTIGLIFGLPLLVFWLTGRVEKRLRMPLVGLLALGGFQGFIGWWMVSSGLAERTDVSQYRLATHLTIACLIFSACVWIMRGLTPQCVDAPPSRHSHLAAGGLAVLALIQIYLGALVAGLDAGYAYNTWPLMDGALLPGDLFVQQPWWINLFENPKTVQFVHRCGAYLLLTLTLVHMLVSIARRPGTTHAKGAMLLFCLVCLQAMIGIATLLLHVPIELGLLHQAGGLLVLAFALSHWRGFYGEFRRSEPARAS; translated from the coding sequence ATGGTGGCCTCGCAGACGATCCTCGATGAAAAGCAGGTGCGCGACCGGGATGTGGAGCGCAATCGCCTGCTGCTGCGTCGCTGGCTGCAGGTTGTCATCATCACGCTTGTCTGTCTTGTGCTGGTCGGCGGCGCCACAAGGCTGACCGATAGCGGCCTGTCGATCACCGAGTGGAAGCCGATCCACGGCGTCATTCCGCCGCTCTCGGTGGCCGAATGGGAGGAAGAATTCCAGCTCTACAAGCAGATCCCTGAATATCAGCAGATCAACAGGGGCATGTCGCTGGACGAGTTCAAGACCATTTTCTGGTGGGAATGGGCGCACCGGCTGCTGGCGCGCACCATAGGGCTGATCTTCGGCCTGCCGCTCCTGGTCTTCTGGCTGACCGGCCGGGTCGAGAAGCGCCTGCGCATGCCGCTGGTCGGGCTCTTAGCGCTGGGCGGGTTCCAGGGCTTCATCGGCTGGTGGATGGTTTCCTCGGGACTCGCCGAACGCACCGATGTCTCGCAATATCGCCTGGCCACCCATCTGACGATTGCCTGTCTTATTTTCTCCGCCTGCGTCTGGATCATGCGGGGGCTGACACCGCAGTGCGTCGATGCGCCTCCGAGCCGCCATTCGCATCTTGCCGCGGGCGGGCTGGCGGTGCTGGCTCTGATCCAGATCTATCTCGGCGCGCTGGTTGCCGGCCTGGATGCCGGCTATGCCTATAATACCTGGCCGCTGATGGATGGGGCGCTCCTTCCCGGCGATCTCTTCGTCCAGCAGCCGTGGTGGATCAATCTCTTCGAAAATCCGAAGACGGTGCAGTTCGTCCATCGCTGCGGCGCCTACCTGCTGCTCACCTTGACCTTGGTCCACATGCTGGTCTCGATCGCCCGGCGGCCCGGAACCACCCATGCCAAGGGTGCCATGCTGCTGTTTTGCCTCGTCTGTCTGCAGGCCATGATCGGCATTGCAACGCTTCTGCTGCATGTGCCGATCGAGCTCGGCCTGCTGCACCAGGCGGGTGGCCTTCTGGTTCTGGCCTTCGCCCTGAGCCACTGGCGTGGCTTCTACGGAGAATTTCGCCGCAGCGAGCCGGCGCGCGCGAGCTGA
- a CDS encoding helix-turn-helix domain-containing protein has protein sequence MISKEQIRAARAMLNLSPEALSAEAGLSHHDYLAIETGQQPGDLASLEMLRAVFERHGVVFLASGEDDPGAGPGLRLRTGPSEEGIRPENLSSANDG, from the coding sequence ATGATCAGCAAGGAACAGATCCGCGCCGCCCGCGCCATGCTCAACCTCTCGCCGGAAGCGCTCTCGGCCGAGGCCGGGCTTTCGCATCACGATTATCTGGCCATCGAGACGGGTCAGCAACCCGGCGACCTGGCAAGTCTCGAAATGCTAAGGGCGGTCTTCGAACGCCACGGCGTCGTGTTCTTGGCATCGGGCGAAGACGATCCCGGCGCAGGCCCTGGCCTGCGGCTTCGGACCGGCCCTTCGGAGGAAGGGATCCGGCCCGAAAACCTGAGCTCCGCCAACGACGGATAA
- a CDS encoding undecaprenyl-phosphate glucose phosphotransferase: MTEPAQEEFDVEALRRKVSDFYDRNTTAGQTALPELNPFARQIAEQFRDATKSPAMLIGQIRLLEGAMLSLAGLASALVTGFGERADLAWHLLAMGLTGALCVFFLQIADAYQIPSLRAAHRITLRLVAAWLAAFALQILITSVFGLRLPLATLILWGAGGTVLLLGLRHLVAFGIRNWSRNGIMERRAVIVGGGQPAKDLVRALEKQADNDIRICGIFDDRGSGRSPDVVAGYPKLGTFGELVEFARLARIDMLIIALPATAEQRILQLVKKLWILPVDIRLAAHAHQLRFRPRAYSHVGAVPMLDIYDKPLRDWDSVAKRLFDITFSVLALLLAWPVMIGCAIAVKATSKGPVFFVQKRHGFNNEVIDVLKFRSMYTELSDPTAKKAVTKNDPRVTPVGRFLRKSSLDELPQLFNVLRGELSLVGPRPHAVHAQTGERKYVDVVESYFARHRVKPGVTGWAQINGLRGELDSDEKIRARTAHDLDYIENWSLWLDLKILFLTPIRLLNTENAY; encoded by the coding sequence ATGACCGAGCCGGCACAGGAAGAGTTCGATGTGGAGGCCCTGCGCCGCAAGGTTTCCGATTTTTACGATCGCAACACGACCGCCGGCCAGACCGCGCTTCCGGAACTGAACCCGTTCGCGCGCCAGATTGCCGAACAGTTCCGCGACGCCACCAAGAGCCCGGCCATGCTGATCGGCCAGATCCGGCTGCTTGAGGGCGCCATGCTGTCGCTGGCGGGCCTCGCCAGCGCTCTCGTGACCGGCTTCGGCGAGCGGGCTGACCTGGCCTGGCATCTCCTCGCAATGGGACTGACGGGCGCTCTCTGCGTATTTTTCCTGCAGATCGCCGATGCCTACCAGATCCCGTCCCTGCGGGCGGCACACCGCATCACGCTGCGCCTCGTGGCGGCATGGCTTGCGGCTTTCGCGCTGCAGATCCTCATCACCAGTGTGTTCGGCCTTCGCCTGCCTCTTGCGACGCTGATCCTCTGGGGCGCCGGCGGCACGGTCCTGCTTCTCGGCCTGCGCCATCTGGTGGCATTCGGCATTCGCAACTGGTCGCGAAACGGCATCATGGAACGGCGCGCCGTGATCGTCGGCGGCGGACAGCCCGCCAAGGATCTGGTGCGGGCGCTCGAAAAACAGGCCGATAACGACATTCGCATCTGCGGCATATTCGACGATCGCGGCAGCGGCCGCTCGCCGGACGTGGTGGCCGGCTATCCGAAGCTCGGCACCTTTGGTGAACTGGTGGAATTTGCCAGGCTTGCCCGCATCGACATGCTGATCATTGCCCTGCCGGCAACGGCGGAACAGCGCATTCTGCAATTGGTGAAGAAGCTCTGGATCCTGCCCGTCGACATCCGCCTCGCAGCCCATGCGCATCAGCTGCGCTTTCGCCCGCGCGCCTACAGCCATGTCGGCGCCGTACCGATGCTCGATATTTACGACAAGCCGCTCCGCGACTGGGACTCGGTTGCCAAGCGGCTGTTCGACATCACCTTTTCGGTCCTGGCCCTGCTCTTGGCCTGGCCGGTGATGATCGGCTGCGCGATCGCCGTCAAGGCGACCTCGAAGGGGCCGGTCTTCTTCGTGCAGAAGCGCCATGGCTTCAACAATGAGGTGATCGACGTCTTGAAGTTCCGCTCCATGTATACCGAGCTGAGCGATCCCACTGCCAAGAAGGCGGTTACCAAGAATGATCCGCGCGTGACGCCGGTTGGCCGCTTCCTGCGCAAATCCTCGCTGGACGAGCTGCCGCAGCTGTTCAATGTCTTGCGCGGCGAACTTTCGCTCGTCGGACCCCGCCCGCATGCCGTCCATGCGCAGACCGGCGAACGCAAATATGTCGATGTCGTCGAAAGCTATTTCGCAAGGCACCGGGTCAAGCCCGGGGTGACAGGCTGGGCGCAGATCAACGGCCTGCGCGGCGAGCTGGACAGCGACGAGAAGATCAGGGCCCGCACCGCCCACGATCTGGATTACATCGAGAACTGGTCCCTCTGGCTCGATCTCAAGATCCTGTTCCTGACACCGATCCGGCTTCTCAATACGGAGAATGCCTATTGA
- a CDS encoding O-antigen ligase produces the protein MTGAVDSRSRLLKPQLAGVRLFGSALVFAGVFLSGFVISEPAPYELLMAVQIALWFLLGLKISKTVGALLIFFLLFNIGGLFSLTVMGDLTGAPMYIAVSLFLALSSVFYAAIVEDDHRRLVLICQAWVLGATLTSLLGILGYFHAFPGAEIFTLYDRAKGAFQDPNVFGPYLVAPALYLMYRILSAPLARTLLYLPGLLILVLGIFLSFSRAAWALFAFAGLALVVIMLLKERTAAFRLKIFTLAIAAIVVVLLAIAGAMQSKKVSDLFLSRAKLVQDYDDSRLGRFERHKIGFLMSMERPLGMGPMVLGKTFGEDEHNIWLKSLTTYGWLGFVAYVALMWTTLIIGFRGLLRERPWQPFLMIAWITLLGHALIGNVIDIDHWRHVYILFGIVWGCHALERASERRARRVPRPGSARLQAPATP, from the coding sequence TTGACCGGCGCCGTCGACAGTCGATCCCGGCTTCTCAAACCGCAGCTCGCCGGTGTGCGCCTGTTCGGTTCGGCGCTGGTCTTTGCCGGCGTGTTTCTCTCGGGCTTCGTGATATCCGAGCCCGCGCCCTACGAGCTGCTGATGGCGGTGCAGATCGCATTGTGGTTCCTGCTCGGCCTGAAGATTTCAAAAACGGTCGGCGCGCTCCTGATCTTCTTCCTGCTCTTCAACATCGGCGGCCTGTTCTCCCTGACAGTCATGGGCGATCTCACCGGCGCGCCGATGTATATCGCCGTTTCGCTGTTCCTGGCGCTCTCCTCGGTCTTCTACGCGGCAATCGTTGAAGACGACCACCGGCGCCTGGTGCTGATCTGCCAGGCCTGGGTGCTCGGCGCCACACTCACCTCGCTGCTCGGAATACTGGGCTATTTCCATGCTTTTCCCGGTGCCGAGATCTTCACGCTTTACGATCGTGCCAAGGGCGCCTTTCAGGATCCCAACGTCTTCGGCCCCTATCTCGTCGCCCCTGCCCTCTATCTGATGTACCGCATTCTGAGCGCGCCGCTGGCCCGCACGCTGCTTTATCTGCCGGGGCTCTTGATCCTCGTTCTCGGCATCTTCCTGTCCTTCTCCCGCGCCGCCTGGGCGCTGTTTGCCTTTGCCGGTTTGGCCCTCGTCGTCATCATGCTGCTGAAGGAGCGCACCGCAGCCTTCCGCCTGAAGATCTTCACGCTGGCGATCGCTGCCATTGTCGTGGTGCTTCTGGCCATTGCCGGCGCCATGCAATCCAAGAAAGTGTCCGATCTCTTCCTCAGCCGGGCGAAGCTGGTGCAGGATTACGATGATTCCCGGCTCGGACGCTTCGAGCGGCACAAGATCGGCTTCCTGATGTCGATGGAACGTCCGCTGGGCATGGGTCCCATGGTGCTCGGCAAGACATTCGGCGAAGATGAACACAACATATGGCTGAAGTCGCTGACGACTTACGGCTGGCTTGGTTTCGTGGCCTATGTCGCGCTGATGTGGACAACGCTCATCATCGGGTTTCGCGGCCTGCTTCGCGAGCGGCCATGGCAGCCATTCCTGATGATCGCCTGGATCACCCTTCTGGGGCATGCCCTCATCGGCAATGTCATCGATATCGATCACTGGCGCCACGTCTATATCCTGTTCGGCATTGTCTGGGGCTGCCACGCCCTGGAACGGGCGAGCGAGCGCCGGGCCAGACGCGTGCCCCGACCAGGTTCCGCCCGGCTTCAAGCTCCGGCAACGCCCTAA
- a CDS encoding DUF2842 domain-containing protein has translation MPVRLKKLVGTILLVVLVSLYAVLATTIATLALSQQPWWVHLLYFGFSGILWVLPAMLIIKWMAGPRAR, from the coding sequence ATGCCGGTTCGGCTGAAAAAACTCGTCGGCACGATCCTTCTGGTCGTCCTGGTGTCGCTCTATGCCGTGCTGGCCACGACGATCGCAACGCTGGCGCTCTCGCAGCAGCCCTGGTGGGTGCATCTTCTGTATTTCGGCTTCAGCGGCATTCTGTGGGTCCTGCCCGCTATGCTGATCATCAAATGGATGGCAGGGCCTCGCGCTCGCTGA
- a CDS encoding aminoglycoside phosphotransferase family protein — protein MTGGLQNGPQNFSQGDPQEDPLLIRDRLTAWQLKAPRLLADTYTSRLYRVGRADGTGAILKLLKPEGQHERAGFVYLAWRDGSGAVRLLAQDADACLLEDAGATSLADLHAREGDRGATPILSALLPLLHAPSRQSPPADLVPLERHFRSLFMLAGTDGPHREMALWATEEARDLLASEARRIPLHGDLHHDNVLQGADRRWRAIDPQGLIGDPAYEVANLFGNPSGPHLFAPERVTALAQAFAPAVGSCSPARILRYGGVHAMLSVAWSLERPDDADAVTNIRERLAVAGFIRSQLARAGSLRRNSP, from the coding sequence ATGACAGGCGGTCTCCAGAACGGTCCGCAAAACTTTTCCCAGGGCGATCCCCAGGAAGACCCCCTGCTGATTCGTGACCGCCTGACCGCCTGGCAGTTGAAAGCGCCACGCCTGCTCGCAGATACCTATACGAGCCGCCTTTACCGCGTTGGACGGGCGGATGGTACGGGGGCCATCCTCAAGCTCCTGAAGCCGGAGGGACAGCATGAGCGGGCAGGTTTTGTCTATCTCGCTTGGCGGGACGGTTCTGGCGCGGTGCGCCTGCTGGCACAGGATGCTGACGCCTGCCTGCTGGAGGATGCCGGTGCGACGAGCCTTGCCGACCTGCACGCGCGCGAGGGAGATCGGGGCGCGACCCCGATCCTTAGCGCTCTGCTACCGCTCCTGCACGCCCCTTCCCGTCAATCGCCGCCGGCCGATCTCGTGCCGCTGGAGCGGCATTTCCGAAGCCTCTTCATGCTTGCCGGCACGGATGGCCCGCACCGCGAGATGGCGCTTTGGGCGACGGAGGAAGCACGCGACCTTCTGGCCTCAGAGGCGCGCCGCATTCCACTGCATGGCGATTTGCATCACGACAATGTCCTGCAGGGTGCGGATCGGCGGTGGCGGGCGATCGACCCCCAGGGGCTGATCGGCGATCCCGCCTACGAGGTGGCCAATCTCTTCGGCAATCCGTCTGGTCCGCATCTGTTTGCCCCGGAGCGCGTTACCGCCCTTGCGCAGGCATTCGCCCCGGCTGTGGGGTCGTGCAGCCCTGCAAGGATCCTGCGCTATGGCGGCGTCCATGCCATGCTCTCGGTCGCCTGGTCGCTGGAGCGGCCGGATGATGCCGACGCGGTGACCAATATTCGCGAGCGACTGGCCGTCGCCGGCTTCATCCGCTCTCAGCTCGCGCGCGCCGGCTCGCTGCGGCGAAATTCTCCGTAG
- a CDS encoding glycosyltransferase family 4 protein, producing MMSDAPPLRIIHCFRSPVGGIFRHVRDLVERHVAEGHQVGILCDSSTGGAHEDALFKALLPQLSLGLIRLPIRRAISPSDLLALQASYRHIKKLQPDILHGHGAKGGLVVRLIGSKLRAEKYCVARFYSPHGGSLHYDRKRPSGQIVLRAERFLERFTDQLVFVCRYEQDVYEEKVGRPRTPARIIYNGITAAEFAPVETQASAADFLYIGMMRDLKGPDVFINALAAAEHRLGRTLSAVMVGDGPDKDRYRGMIAERGLTQRVRLYDAMPAREAFALGRIVVVPSRAEAMPYIVLEALAAGKPLIASRVGGIPEVLGGDSAALATAGDADDLARLMQDTIQDKDWQQRVMPDAQAFRARFSATSMADDMLRLYRERLAVISAKLS from the coding sequence ATGATGTCAGATGCTCCTCCCCTCCGGATCATCCACTGTTTCCGTTCGCCGGTGGGTGGAATTTTCCGACATGTCCGCGACCTGGTGGAGCGGCATGTGGCAGAAGGCCACCAGGTGGGCATATTGTGCGACAGTTCGACCGGCGGCGCCCATGAAGATGCTTTGTTCAAGGCGCTGCTGCCGCAGCTTTCTCTCGGCCTGATCCGTCTGCCGATCCGGCGGGCGATCAGTCCATCCGACCTCCTGGCCCTGCAAGCCAGTTACAGACATATCAAGAAATTGCAGCCGGATATCCTGCATGGACATGGCGCCAAAGGCGGCCTCGTCGTGCGGTTGATCGGCTCGAAGCTGCGGGCAGAGAAGTATTGCGTCGCCCGCTTCTATTCCCCGCATGGCGGCAGCCTGCATTACGACCGCAAGCGGCCGTCCGGCCAGATCGTGCTGCGGGCGGAGCGCTTTCTGGAGCGCTTCACCGATCAGCTGGTCTTCGTCTGTCGCTACGAGCAGGATGTCTATGAGGAGAAGGTCGGCCGGCCGCGCACGCCTGCACGGATCATCTACAACGGCATCACCGCCGCCGAATTCGCACCGGTCGAGACTCAGGCCAGCGCGGCGGACTTTCTCTATATCGGCATGATGCGCGACCTCAAGGGGCCGGATGTCTTCATCAATGCGCTCGCGGCGGCCGAACATCGCCTCGGCCGGACGCTGTCCGCCGTGATGGTGGGGGACGGGCCGGACAAGGACCGTTACCGCGGCATGATTGCCGAGCGCGGCCTGACGCAACGCGTGCGGCTATACGATGCCATGCCGGCGCGGGAGGCCTTCGCCCTTGGCCGCATCGTCGTGGTTCCGTCGCGGGCGGAGGCGATGCCCTATATCGTGCTCGAGGCGCTGGCGGCGGGCAAGCCGCTGATCGCCTCGCGCGTCGGCGGCATTCCGGAAGTGCTCGGCGGTGACAGTGCGGCGCTTGCCACAGCAGGCGACGCGGATGATCTCGCCCGCCTGATGCAGGACACGATCCAGGACAAGGATTGGCAGCAACGCGTGATGCCGGATGCGCAGGCCTTCCGCGCCCGCTTCTCCGCCACCAGCATGGCCGACGACATGTTGCGGCTCTATCGCGAACGACTTGCCGTCATAAGCGCAAAACTTTCTTAG
- a CDS encoding exopolysaccharide transport family protein has protein sequence MSGVSSHQDADIDIGQLFAAIWERRTSILTTTAVAAVLAFVGSSLMTPDYKAETRLLIETRDTNLTGSASQDGNEQVLDQYNIVSQAQILQSADLIRQVARDLKLSDLKEFDPDAHALLPDPLVLMGLKQDPMDLPPEDRVIKAFREKLQVFPVEGSRVIAIEMASEDPKLAAAIPNKMAEVYLSTQSGVKLDTHSETTRWLEPEIAGLRERVREAEKKVADYRTTAGLFQSGENTSFSSQQLNDISQELARVRAERANAEARAQNVSAALKAGTGFDTLSDVVSSSVVQRLKDTEANIQAEVSQASISLMEGHPRLKGLRAQLSGIRQQIEAETRKILASLENEAGVARLREQQLMQQLNGVKADSARAGEDEVGLRDLEREAAAQRQLLETYLARYREAASRVDPNSSPADARVVSTAIEPVEPYFPKIIPITIVVALAAFLFYCIGIIVLALFTGRGLRPVESEHDYDRRTDARLAALQEQRRMAPASELDSQPDRERGRAADNPQDDEFAASADRDLAALTPATAPQHEAQDPAEDQQDDRLEIVAGESVALSLEAVRDYLLRRNSPLAIAVSPTGDEGSTATVLLAREIAEAGRTVVLVDMTGSGCPTRLMAESSRLPGITDLLCGTTPFGETIHPDRLSEAHIIPQGNADAEQAMRGADRLTMILDALTGAYDLVLVECGQADARGLGRLTRGEAAELILSMPQADAEGVNEHLQAFEAAGHPEPLVMSAQIDGRPSRSGRYAA, from the coding sequence ATGTCGGGCGTAAGCAGTCATCAGGATGCGGATATCGATATCGGACAGCTCTTCGCTGCCATCTGGGAACGTCGCACCTCCATCCTGACGACAACGGCCGTTGCCGCCGTGCTTGCCTTTGTCGGCTCCAGCCTGATGACGCCGGATTACAAGGCGGAAACGCGGCTCCTGATCGAAACCCGCGACACCAACCTGACCGGCAGTGCGTCGCAGGACGGCAATGAGCAGGTACTCGATCAATATAATATCGTCAGCCAGGCGCAGATCCTGCAGTCGGCGGACCTGATCCGTCAGGTTGCGCGCGACCTGAAGCTCTCGGACCTGAAGGAATTCGATCCGGATGCCCATGCGCTTCTGCCCGATCCCCTCGTGCTGATGGGGCTGAAGCAGGATCCGATGGACCTGCCGCCGGAGGACCGGGTCATCAAGGCATTCCGCGAGAAGCTGCAGGTTTTCCCCGTCGAAGGCTCGCGCGTGATCGCCATCGAAATGGCCTCTGAGGATCCGAAACTCGCCGCAGCCATCCCCAACAAGATGGCGGAAGTCTACCTGTCGACACAGAGCGGCGTGAAGCTGGATACGCATTCGGAGACGACGCGCTGGCTCGAACCCGAAATCGCGGGCTTGCGCGAACGCGTCCGCGAGGCAGAGAAGAAGGTCGCCGATTATCGCACCACGGCCGGGCTTTTCCAGTCGGGGGAGAATACGAGTTTTTCCTCGCAGCAGCTGAACGACATATCGCAGGAACTGGCACGCGTGCGTGCCGAGCGTGCCAATGCCGAAGCGCGTGCCCAGAATGTCAGCGCCGCCTTGAAGGCCGGCACCGGCTTCGACACGCTGTCGGACGTGGTCAGCTCCTCCGTCGTGCAGCGCCTGAAGGATACCGAGGCAAATATCCAGGCGGAAGTCTCGCAGGCCTCCATCTCGTTGATGGAAGGGCATCCGCGCCTCAAGGGCCTTCGTGCGCAACTGTCCGGCATTCGCCAGCAGATCGAAGCGGAGACCCGCAAGATCCTGGCGAGCCTGGAAAACGAAGCCGGCGTGGCGCGGCTGCGCGAACAGCAGCTGATGCAGCAGCTGAACGGCGTCAAGGCCGATTCGGCCCGCGCCGGCGAAGACGAAGTGGGGCTGCGCGATCTGGAACGCGAGGCGGCTGCCCAGCGCCAGCTTCTGGAAACCTACCTGGCCCGCTATCGCGAGGCGGCATCGCGGGTGGATCCGAATTCCAGCCCGGCCGATGCCCGCGTCGTATCCACCGCCATCGAACCGGTGGAGCCCTATTTCCCGAAGATCATTCCGATCACCATCGTCGTCGCGCTGGCGGCCTTCCTCTTCTATTGCATCGGCATCATCGTGCTTGCCTTGTTTACGGGTCGCGGACTTCGCCCCGTCGAGAGCGAGCATGACTATGACCGTCGAACGGATGCACGCCTGGCGGCCCTGCAGGAGCAGCGGCGGATGGCGCCGGCAAGTGAGCTGGACAGCCAGCCGGACAGAGAGCGGGGCCGGGCGGCCGACAATCCGCAGGACGATGAATTCGCGGCCTCTGCCGATCGGGATCTCGCCGCACTGACGCCGGCGACCGCGCCGCAGCACGAAGCGCAGGATCCCGCTGAAGACCAGCAGGACGACAGGCTGGAGATCGTGGCAGGCGAATCGGTTGCGCTCAGCCTCGAAGCGGTGCGCGACTACCTGCTGCGGCGCAATTCGCCACTGGCGATTGCCGTCTCGCCGACCGGCGACGAAGGATCGACCGCCACCGTGCTGCTGGCCCGGGAAATTGCGGAGGCCGGCCGGACGGTCGTCCTGGTCGACATGACAGGCTCGGGCTGCCCGACCCGGCTCATGGCCGAGAGCAGCCGCCTTCCGGGCATTACCGATCTTCTGTGCGGCACCACACCCTTCGGAGAGACGATCCACCCGGATCGCCTGTCGGAAGCCCACATCATCCCACAGGGCAATGCCGATGCCGAGCAGGCCATGCGCGGCGCCGATCGCCTGACGATGATCCTCGACGCGCTGACCGGCGCCTATGATCTGGTTCTGGTCGAATGCGGTCAGGCCGATGCGCGCGGATTGGGGCGTCTGACGCGCGGGGAGGCCGCAGAGCTCATCCTCTCCATGCCGCAGGCGGATGCCGAGGGGGTCAATGAGCATCTCCAGGCCTTCGAAGCCGCCGGACATCCCGAACCGCTGGTCATGTCGGCACAGATCGATGGGCGGCCGAGCCGCAGCGGACGCTACGCCGCCTGA
- a CDS encoding GNAT family N-acetyltransferase — MQKLNPAIVMADSAADPPGETAATATTVGSLPVGGSEGGPSPSGGKFCVVELCDLSEGLLADWRDLEPFPHNSPHQSLAWCQTWCAAHGGSLLIVRGRTLDRTVFLLPLSVSSRLGLRIAQFPGGRYNNLNTGLFAEDFQPGAEEQLHIASGLREVLKGRVDLVALEAMPRVWRGRRHALSDLAGHEHANHSFQLPLLSSFEQTLAQVNAKRRRKKFRLQTRRMEEIGGYHYVTPADHAESHALLDLFFRQKAARFRAQGLPDAFAEAAVRQFFHGLLDGWPSGLDHPLMLRAIRLKAGDEDLVPAIAGLTRKGDHIICQFGSIDETIVPETSPGELLFWHMIEEGCRSEAALFDFGVGDQLYKRSWCPVETVLYDVVVPISRLGAMASLGHSAVTQAKARIKRHPLAYRLVQRLRSKRQTVSETAD; from the coding sequence GTGCAAAAACTCAATCCGGCGATCGTGATGGCGGACAGCGCGGCAGATCCCCCGGGCGAGACTGCCGCCACCGCAACCACGGTCGGTTCGTTGCCTGTCGGGGGTTCCGAGGGCGGCCCCTCCCCCTCCGGCGGCAAATTCTGCGTGGTGGAGCTCTGTGACCTCAGCGAGGGCCTTCTTGCCGATTGGCGCGATCTGGAACCTTTCCCGCACAATTCCCCGCATCAGAGCCTTGCCTGGTGCCAGACCTGGTGCGCCGCACATGGCGGAAGCCTGCTCATCGTACGCGGCCGGACGCTGGATCGGACCGTCTTTCTCCTGCCGCTTTCCGTCTCAAGCCGGCTTGGCCTGCGCATCGCGCAGTTCCCCGGCGGCCGCTACAACAATTTGAATACCGGCCTCTTCGCCGAGGACTTTCAGCCCGGTGCCGAGGAGCAGCTGCATATTGCCAGTGGGTTGCGGGAGGTGCTGAAAGGCCGTGTAGACCTGGTGGCGCTGGAAGCCATGCCGCGCGTCTGGCGCGGGCGTCGCCATGCCCTCTCCGATCTGGCCGGCCACGAACATGCCAATCATTCGTTCCAGCTGCCGCTTCTTTCCAGCTTCGAACAGACCCTGGCGCAGGTGAATGCGAAGCGGCGGCGCAAGAAATTCCGGCTCCAGACAAGGCGCATGGAGGAGATCGGCGGCTATCACTATGTCACGCCGGCCGATCACGCCGAAAGCCATGCGCTTCTCGACCTCTTCTTCCGGCAGAAGGCCGCCCGCTTCAGAGCTCAGGGCCTGCCGGACGCGTTTGCCGAAGCAGCTGTCCGGCAGTTCTTTCACGGCCTGCTCGATGGCTGGCCTTCCGGCCTCGACCATCCGCTGATGCTGCGGGCAATCCGCCTCAAGGCCGGCGATGAGGATCTCGTTCCCGCCATTGCCGGCCTGACCCGCAAGGGCGATCACATCATCTGCCAGTTCGGGTCGATCGACGAGACCATCGTGCCGGAGACCAGCCCCGGCGAACTGCTCTTCTGGCACATGATCGAGGAGGGCTGCCGCAGCGAGGCCGCACTTTTCGATTTCGGGGTCGGCGACCAGCTCTACAAGCGCAGCTGGTGCCCGGTTGAAACCGTGCTTTACGACGTGGTCGTGCCGATCTCGAGGCTCGGCGCCATGGCCTCGCTCGGCCATTCGGCGGTGACCCAGGCAAAGGCCAGGATCAAGCGTCACCCGCTCGCCTATCGTCTGGTGCAGCGCCTGCGCTCGAAGCGGCAGACGGTATCGGAAACAGCGGACTGA